A window of Nerophis ophidion isolate RoL-2023_Sa linkage group LG17, RoL_Noph_v1.0, whole genome shotgun sequence contains these coding sequences:
- the dpm2 gene encoding dolichol phosphate-mannose biosynthesis regulatory protein, with translation MATGVDQAAGMSLIVFSLLLMTYYSIWVIILPFVDSNHVLHKYFLPREYSVILPGIAAIVLLLCIGAFTAFVMWKNQKPKKVN, from the exons atg GCTACGGGAGTGGATCAAGCTGCCGGCATGAGTCTGATTGTCTTCAGTCTTCTGCTGATGACTTACTATTCTATCTGGGTCATCATTCTG CCTTTCGTGGACAGCAATCATGTACTCCACAAGTATTTTCTTCCACGGGAGTATTCTGTAATTCTGCCTGGCATTGCAGCCATAGTACTACTCCTTTGCATTG GGGCCTTCACTGCATTTGTCATGTGGAAAAATCAGAAGCCAAAAAAGGTTAATTAA